From the genome of Uranotaenia lowii strain MFRU-FL chromosome 1, ASM2978415v1, whole genome shotgun sequence, one region includes:
- the LOC129739658 gene encoding uncharacterized protein LOC129739658, whose amino-acid sequence MIIIGGVQFRICKNRCCIALESVLRFIMSFALNTAIVILCLRTAATKYLVQESDYLELPSDQTRISEEVVCRSAKNSSDECILEVVVNYRKPGFEFSVQLDCSRKPVFDHHSLKVFRHVNSYKLSGRKMRSDRLGLNYLSFPENVELLEIYGFCSEWIADKAFEKFKNLKQLTIQESDFGIISEKSFAGLWSVETLQFKKTSIYNMTEFTWNSFPGLRYLDIVDSRLINFNLIDNQRLEEINLSDSNFRALHGVFQNVTERTRKIQVSNTTSIIAANVDINGSTESLLEQLVLTKANIEKATIRNYLKLHTIDLSCNRLSELSVKFEMLPSLKYLNLSQNMFNSLVSQLIRNCSNVKTLDISHNHLQFLQRDSLLGLTNLEILDLSYNLLSSMALALPNFHLKVLVNNNTWNCFWLHQFARDNPEMFTRFKYTKSYTGLTVQGLPCVIDQNDNSDSKITLESIDTSTIPHHPSGLIQTYPKSTITEPLVIPSRGKTILATIGIGLLISQTLLLLYNRYIRKRFDPFYRKLPSETTHERLAATRETMTARSYSFFYEQPRSGDDEDMINIYEEIPERTEHVNYDRLQFHRMEIAE is encoded by the coding sequence ATGATCATCATCGGCGGTGTTCAGTTTCGCATTTGCAAAAATCGGTGTTGCATTGCATTGGAAAGCGTTCTGCGGTTCATCATGTCCTTTGCTTTGAATACTGCAATAGTAATTCTATGTCTAAGAACTGCTGCAACTAAATACCTGGTGCAGGAAAGTGATTATCTGGAACTACCCTCGGATCAAACCCGGATTTCAGAAGAAGTGGTTTGTCGTTCGGCGAAAAATTCCTCTGACGAATGTATTCTGGAGGTGGTGGTTAACTATAGGAAACCGGGATTTGAATTTAGTGTCCAATTAGACTGTTCTCGGAAACCGGTGTTCGATCATCACTCACTGAAAGTTTTCCGGCATGTGAATAGCTACAAATTGAGCGGTAGAAAAATGCGATCCGATCGGTTGGGTTTGAACTATTTGAGTTTTCCAGAAAACGTTGAGCTGCTGGAAATTTACGGATTTTGTTCCGAGTGGATTGCTGATAAAGCCttcgagaaatttaaaaacctCAAGCAGTTAACGATCCAGGAAAGTGATTTTGGGATCATTTCCGAGAAAAGCTTTGCAGGGTTATGGAGCGTAGAAACTCTGCAGTTCAAAAAAACTTCAATCTACAATATGACGGAATTTACGTGGAATAGTTTTCCTGGATTGAGATATTTAGATATTGTCGATAGTAGATTGATCAATTTCAACTTGATCGACAATCAACGCCTGGAGGAAATAAATTTGTCAGATTCAAACTTCAGGGCCCTTCACGGTGTCTTTCAAAATGTAACAGAACGCACTAGAAAGATTCAAGTTTCAAATACAACTAGCATCATAGCTGCTAATGTAGACATCAATGGAAGCACTGAAAGTTTGTTGGAGCAATTAGTTTTGACGAAAGCGAATATCGAAAAAGCGACAATTCGCAACTATCTCAAACTTCACACGATAGATTTGTCATGTAATAGACTTTCCGAACTCTCGGTGAAGTTTGAAATGTTGCCATccctaaaatatttgaatttaagccaaaacatgttcaattcatTGGTTAGTCAACTGATACGAAATTGCTCGAATGTTAAAACGTTAGACATTAGTCACAACCACTTGCAATTTCTTCAGCGAGACAGTTTGTTAGGTTTGACTAATCTGGAAATCCTTGATCTTTCATACAATTTGCTTTCTTCGATGGCTCTTGCGTTACCGAATTTTCATCTCAAAGTGTTAGTTAACAACAACACCTGGAATTGTTTTTGGTTGCATCAATTCGCTCGAGACAATCCGGAAATGTTTACAAGATTCAAATATACGAAATCATACACGGGCCTTACCGTTCAAGGTCTACCGTGCGTTATCGATCAGAACGATAATtccgattcaaaaataaccctgGAGTCAATCGACACATCAACGATTCCACATCATCCATCCGGCCTCATCCAAACCTATCCAAAAAGTACCATTACAGAGCCCCTTGTAATTCCAAGCCGGGGTAAAACCATCCTAGCGACCATAGGCATCGGTCTTCTGATTTCGCAAACGCTTCTGCTGCTCTACAATCGCTACATACGGAAACGCTTTGATCCGTTCTACCGGAAGCTACCCTCGGAAACGACTCATGAAAGGCTAGCAGCAACACGGGAAACGATGACGGCCCGATCGTACTCGTTTTTCTACGAACAGCCACGTTCCGGTGACGATGAAGATATGATTAATATTTACGAAGAAATTCCCGAAAGGACGGAGCATGTCAACTATGACCGGTTGCAGTTCCACCGGATGGAAATTGCCGAATAA
- the LOC129751059 gene encoding uncharacterized protein LOC129751059 has product MQRIKAELTGFEPFQENFLLKILNSKRLLIDHVELLEECLSHFKFTTGSEPHRITSSKLFLASALTSSSLVLFNRNNRLKWIPFTVGTASLFYGTLYASKWIYAYRFRRRLSLLESLLKSLENFELAVKKNLLFLNESQHMRTVQLRLEKFGPMEDFVGSCAQSCLETVRLIHSSVKQLESDSPLHEQWEDFYSPMEPLEDCALFSEPLSKHGMDSKMIKDLYNIFAYVQSQLLTRLALAVASDESDISGYGLTELPNLINIQRDECLKYLNRIVQPKRNSITRNIIQSVAIPPEVAQLQTLSVALSMKLLQTVDCFNHYEQYLGATIHNFDEKDFGEKLEHAEKPLEFVVQELAASEEECQRLLILVKKFLNRPDEIPPVAPILTEKSVDAEENNLQENFKPPATDEFFAVDGTLPDESDSEEELANKRKPSCDDLEALNSKIVKRHFKPVLEQLRGRIEPIGLDFREKERRALQDKGIKVEEFDDATENGSGRKSYSEESGTDDDDDAVVEERNARKLQRSVQRYDDMREFLAAKQQTNIFRLPPMASVVSEDVLE; this is encoded by the exons ATGCAGCGCATAAAAGCGGAATTGACTGGTTTTGAG CCGTTTCAGGAAAACTTTTTGCTGAAAATATTGAACTCCAAACGGCTGCTAATCGATCACGTCGAACTGCTTGAAGAATGCCTATCGCATTTCAAGTTCACCACCGGAAGCGAACCTCATCGGATTACCTCCAGCAAACTGTTCCTCGCCAGTGCCTTAACTAGTTCCAGTTTGGTTCTATTTAATAGGAACAATCGCCTGAAATGGATACCATTCACAGTTGGGACTGCATCACTTTTCTACGGTACACTGTACGCTTCCAAGTGGATCTATGCCTATCGTTTCCGCAGACGGCTTAGCCTTCTGGAATCGTTACTAAAGtccttggaaaattttgaactggCCGTTAAGAAAAATTTGCTCTTCCTAAACGAAAGCCAACACATGCGGACAGTGCAGCTGCGTTTGGAAAAGTTCGGTCCAATGGAGGACTTTGTCGGCAGTTGCGCGCAATCCTGCTTAGAAACTGTTCGACTTATTCATAGTTCGGTGAAGCAGTTGGAAAGCGATAGTCCTTTGCATGAACAATGGGAAGACTTTTACTCGCCGATGGAACCTCTCGAAGATTGTGCGCTATTTTCTGAGCCCTTGTCCAAGCATGGAATGGACTCTAAGATGATAAAA gaTCTGTACAACATATTTGCATATGTCCAGTCACAGCTTCTTACCCGACTTGCATTGGCAGTTGCATCTGATGAGTCAGATATATCGGGCTATGGGCTCACCGAGCTACCCAATCTCATCAACATCCAACGAGATGAATGCCTCAAATATCTCAATCGAATTGTTCAACCAAAACGTAACTCGATAACCAGGAATATAATTCAGTCCGTTGCGATTCCTCCTGAAGTAGCCCAACTTCAAACGTTGTCAGTTGCCCTATCCATGAAGCTTCTGCAAACCGTCGATTGTTTCAATCACTACGAACAATACCTAGGCGCCACCATTCATAATttcgatgaaaaggattttggGGAAAAACTAGAGCACGCGGAAAAACCTTTGGAGTTTGTTGTCCAGGAACTGGCGGCCTCCGAAGAGGAGTGTCAACGACTTCTTATACTCGTTAAGAAGTTTCTCAATCGACCTGACGAAATACCTCCGGTTGCCCCCATTCTTACGGAAAAATCTGTTGATGCAGAAGAAAACAACCTTCAAGAAAACTTCAAACCGCCCGCTACAGACGAATTCTTCGCCGTTGACGGAACCCTCCCGGATGAATCAGACTCCGAAGAAGAACTTGCAAATAAACGAAAACCATCCTGCGACGATCTCGAAGCTCTGAACAGTAAAATAGTCAAGCGACACTTCAAACCGGTGTTGGAGCAACTTCGGGGACGAATCGAACCGATCGGTTTGGATTTCAGGGAGAAGGAACGCCGGGCACTGCAAGACAAAGGCATTAAGGTGGAAGAGTTCGATGATGCTACCGAAAATGGATCCGGAAGGAAGTCTTATAGTGAAGAATCTGGaaccgatgatgatgatgatgctgttgTGGAAGAACGCAATGCCCGCAAGCTACAACGAAGTGTTCAACGTTACGATGATATGAGAGAGTTTTTGGCTGCCAAGCAGCAAACGAACATCTTCCGATTGCCTCCGATGGCAAGCGTTGTTAGTGAGGACGTTTTAGAATGA